One stretch of Paenibacillus sp. FSL R5-0341 DNA includes these proteins:
- a CDS encoding isochorismatase family protein — protein MALPVIQPYAMPVASELPVNKVAWTPDAKRAVLLIHDMQNYFMNAFTAGASPVVELIDHIAQLRSTCHELGIPVVYSAQPGGQTPEQRGLQLDFWGAGIDGGPVQKEIVESLAPAPQDTFMTKWRYSAFQKTELLELMERQGRDQLIVCGIYAHIGCLMTSSEAFMRDIQAFLVADAVADFSEEKHRMALTYAAERCAVTLSTERSIALLNASAATRTGGTATSEVQQQSASTVETGYVVEGQEGVDQARLATLRAQIADLLQEQPDSIGEHDDLIQNWGMDSIRMMSLAERFRAEGAEVTFVDLAEQPTLAAWAGLLDNAQPKVLPNGDYF, from the coding sequence ATGGCACTTCCAGTGATTCAACCATATGCAATGCCTGTAGCGTCGGAGCTTCCGGTCAACAAGGTAGCCTGGACACCGGATGCGAAGCGTGCAGTACTCTTGATCCACGATATGCAGAACTATTTTATGAATGCATTTACGGCGGGAGCATCCCCGGTGGTGGAACTGATTGATCATATTGCACAACTTCGTTCAACGTGTCATGAGCTTGGGATTCCCGTGGTCTACTCGGCACAACCGGGCGGACAGACACCGGAGCAGCGCGGATTACAGTTGGATTTCTGGGGAGCGGGGATCGATGGTGGGCCTGTGCAAAAAGAAATTGTTGAATCGCTCGCACCCGCTCCACAGGACACCTTCATGACTAAATGGCGCTACAGCGCCTTCCAGAAGACGGAATTGCTTGAACTGATGGAGCGGCAGGGCCGGGACCAATTGATTGTCTGCGGCATATATGCGCATATCGGATGTCTGATGACGTCAAGTGAGGCATTTATGCGAGACATTCAGGCGTTTCTGGTTGCCGATGCGGTTGCAGATTTTTCGGAGGAAAAACATCGCATGGCGCTGACGTACGCGGCAGAACGATGTGCGGTAACACTATCGACCGAACGTTCGATTGCGTTGCTGAATGCGTCAGCCGCAACCAGAACTGGAGGTACAGCTACATCCGAGGTGCAGCAGCAATCGGCATCCACCGTGGAGACTGGGTATGTCGTGGAAGGACAAGAAGGCGTTGATCAGGCAAGACTCGCAACATTACGGGCTCAGATTGCCGATCTGCTACAGGAGCAGCCCGATTCAATTGGGGAGCATGATGATCTGATTCAGAACTGGGGAATGGATTCGATTCGCATGATGAGTCTGGCTGAACGTTTTCGCGCGGAAGGCGCAGAGGTTACCTTTGTTGATCTGGCGGAGCAGCCTACATTGGCAGCTTGGGCAGGACTTCTGGATAATGCCCAACCGAAAGTACTGCCGAACGGAGACTACTTTTGA
- a CDS encoding (2,3-dihydroxybenzoyl)adenylate synthase: MLSGYQAWPEEVAERYRQEGCWEGITFGEMLRQRADLYGNRVAVISGEQQLTYAELDDRVDRLASGLYAKGIRQHDRVIIQLPNIIAFVEACFALFRIGALPVFALPLHRKSEITYFARFSEAVAYLIPDQDGGFDYRTLAEEVQAEVPGLRHIFVAGEAGRFTALEDVYAEPITLPDEPTSSDVAFLQLSGGSTGLSKMIPRTHDDYIYSLRRSVEVCGLSPESVYLAALPVAHNYPMSSPGILGTLYAGGTIVLSRGSSPDEAFPLIMRHQVTITALVPPLALVWLNAAAARGTKLPSLQVLQVGGAKFSAEVAARVKPVLGCTLQQVFGMAEGLVNYTRLNDSEHVITHTQGKPMSPYDEVRIVDDEDVEVEQGQAGHLLTRGPYTIRGYYKAEEHNARSFTTDGFYRTGDIASLTADGYLVVEGRAKDQINRGGDKVAAEEVENHLLAHPGVHDAALVSMPDEYLGERSCAFIVPSGEALAVAEIKSFLRNRGLASYKIPDRIELVDAFPKTQVGKVSKKALREMLTIEQPASK, from the coding sequence ATGCTGTCAGGATATCAGGCTTGGCCTGAGGAAGTTGCAGAGCGTTATCGGCAGGAGGGTTGCTGGGAAGGGATTACGTTTGGGGAAATGCTTCGCCAGCGAGCTGATCTATATGGCAATCGGGTAGCCGTTATTAGCGGTGAACAACAGCTCACTTATGCAGAACTGGATGACCGGGTGGATCGATTGGCTTCTGGTTTATATGCCAAAGGCATACGGCAGCATGACCGGGTTATTATTCAGCTGCCCAATATTATAGCGTTTGTTGAAGCGTGTTTTGCTTTATTCCGCATCGGTGCGCTGCCTGTATTCGCTCTTCCCTTGCATCGAAAGAGCGAAATCACATATTTCGCTCGGTTCTCCGAGGCCGTAGCATATCTGATTCCGGATCAGGATGGAGGATTTGATTATCGCACGTTGGCAGAGGAGGTACAGGCAGAGGTTCCGGGACTTCGTCATATTTTCGTGGCGGGAGAGGCCGGGCGGTTTACAGCATTGGAAGATGTCTATGCAGAGCCTATCACACTGCCGGATGAACCGACGTCTTCAGATGTTGCTTTTCTACAGTTGTCGGGCGGAAGTACCGGGTTGTCCAAGATGATCCCACGTACTCATGATGACTACATTTACAGCTTGCGAAGAAGTGTTGAGGTGTGTGGTCTCAGTCCCGAAAGCGTCTATCTGGCTGCACTACCTGTAGCACATAACTATCCAATGAGCTCACCTGGCATTCTGGGCACGTTGTACGCAGGTGGCACGATTGTGCTGTCACGGGGATCGAGCCCGGATGAAGCCTTTCCGCTGATTATGCGCCATCAGGTAACGATCACGGCGTTGGTGCCGCCGCTGGCTCTCGTCTGGCTCAACGCAGCGGCTGCCCGAGGAACAAAACTTCCGTCGCTCCAGGTGCTTCAAGTGGGGGGAGCCAAATTCAGTGCAGAGGTGGCGGCACGCGTCAAACCGGTTCTTGGCTGTACATTACAGCAGGTGTTTGGCATGGCCGAAGGGTTGGTGAACTACACACGTCTCAACGATTCCGAGCATGTCATTACCCATACACAAGGGAAACCGATGTCTCCCTATGACGAGGTGCGGATTGTGGATGACGAAGACGTTGAGGTGGAGCAGGGACAAGCCGGACACCTGCTGACACGCGGGCCCTATACCATTCGTGGTTATTACAAAGCCGAGGAACATAACGCCAGATCGTTTACTACGGACGGTTTCTATCGCACAGGCGATATTGCGAGTCTGACGGCTGACGGATATCTCGTTGTCGAAGGACGGGCGAAGGATCAGATTAACCGTGGCGGGGATAAAGTGGCTGCCGAGGAAGTGGAAAATCATTTGCTGGCCCATCCTGGTGTGCATGATGCAGCTTTGGTCTCCATGCCGGATGAGTATCTGGGCGAGCGCTCTTGCGCCTTTATCGTGCCAAGCGGTGAAGCTCTGGCGGTAGCCGAGATCAAATCATTTCTACGTAATCGGGGCCTGGCCAGTTATAAAATCCCGGATCGGATTGAGTTGGTAGATGCTTTTCCGAAGACACAAGTGGGCAAAGTCAGCAAAAAAGCACTACGGGAGATGTTGACCATCGAGCAACCGGCATCTAAATAA
- the dhbC gene encoding isochorismate synthase DhbC translates to MSKAGTVTATSAIHLLEQYREGTSFFWSSPQHTLLAQGERIRWSPLHAEHAILTDPSDSADLIEHKHKEEIHLYIDGIQQLMDKAKQAGQWNPMVVGAIPFDPLDESAELYVPETVQWAEPLPSESRALIQKLPAAVGCEVAEAPAGIVYEQSVDNVLVDLNQGDLHKVVLSRTLEVTSQTIVDTHQLLRNLFRDNTHGYTFAVPMKTIIQSKSPLTMNKKHLKMDEQIEYKTSRTFIGASPELLVTRKGLKVRANPLAGSAARSDDPAEDRRRAEALLASAKDRHEHAVVIEAVAEALRPLCRQLSIPAEPSLIQTRTMWHLSTEIHGELADTATTSLELALALHPTPAICGTPVQAARAAIKQQEPFDRGLFTGMVGWCDSEGDGEWAVTIRCAEVEGTAVKLFAGAGIVAGSTAEAELAETAAKFRTMLLAMGLDSTVSSQKEE, encoded by the coding sequence ATGTCAAAAGCGGGTACGGTTACTGCCACTTCCGCCATACACCTTCTGGAGCAATATCGGGAGGGGACGTCCTTTTTCTGGTCTTCACCGCAACATACCTTGCTCGCGCAAGGAGAACGGATTCGTTGGTCTCCGCTACATGCGGAGCACGCAATTCTAACAGATCCCAGCGATTCTGCTGATCTTATTGAACATAAACATAAGGAAGAGATACATCTTTATATAGATGGTATTCAACAGCTTATGGACAAGGCCAAACAAGCTGGACAATGGAACCCAATGGTGGTTGGCGCCATCCCGTTTGATCCGCTAGACGAATCTGCTGAGCTATATGTACCAGAGACGGTGCAGTGGGCTGAACCGCTACCCTCGGAATCACGAGCATTAATTCAGAAGCTGCCAGCAGCCGTAGGTTGTGAGGTCGCTGAGGCACCTGCGGGGATAGTGTATGAGCAAAGTGTAGATAACGTACTGGTTGATCTGAACCAGGGGGATCTCCACAAAGTCGTGTTATCCCGTACACTTGAGGTGACATCACAGACCATCGTGGACACGCATCAATTACTGCGTAATCTGTTCAGAGACAACACACATGGATATACATTTGCTGTGCCAATGAAGACCATAATTCAGTCAAAAAGTCCTCTAACAATGAATAAAAAACATTTAAAAATGGACGAACAAATTGAATACAAAACGAGTCGCACCTTCATCGGTGCAAGCCCAGAACTGTTAGTTACCCGCAAAGGATTAAAAGTACGTGCCAACCCACTGGCAGGCTCTGCTGCCCGGAGTGATGATCCAGCGGAAGATCGCCGCCGTGCAGAGGCGCTGCTGGCTTCAGCCAAGGATCGGCATGAACATGCCGTAGTCATTGAGGCAGTTGCGGAGGCACTGCGCCCATTATGCCGCCAACTATCCATTCCAGCAGAACCTTCGCTGATTCAGACGCGCACAATGTGGCATTTATCTACCGAAATCCACGGAGAGCTGGCGGACACGGCCACAACGTCACTGGAGCTCGCTTTGGCTCTTCATCCCACACCCGCCATCTGTGGAACACCCGTACAGGCTGCGCGGGCAGCGATTAAGCAACAGGAGCCGTTCGACCGGGGATTATTTACGGGAATGGTGGGCTGGTGCGACAGTGAGGGCGACGGCGAGTGGGCCGTAACAATCCGATGTGCTGAAGTGGAAGGCACAGCTGTGAAATTGTTCGCTGGAGCGGGCATTGTAGCAGGTTCTACGGCAGAAGCTGAGCTGGCAGAGACGGCTGCCAAGTTCAGAACGATGCTGCTCGCGATGGGTTTGGATTCGACGGTGTCCAGTCAGAAGGAGGAATGA
- a CDS encoding 2,3-dihydro-2,3-dihydroxybenzoate dehydrogenase — protein sequence MSYTGIDGKVTVVTGAAQGIGEAVARLLAQHGAIVALVDRQESLLNQLVTDLRSQGHQATAHVADISDRQAVEDTVQRIEETVGPIGILVNAAGVLHTGAVSELTDEEWTRTFDVNTHGVFYMSRAVVRNMAERQTGAVVTVGSNAAGVPRMHMSAYAASKAASTIFTKCLALEYADRHIRCNIVSPGSTDTPMQRAMWQDEHGAEAVIAGSPQTFRLGIPLNRMALPEDIADAVVYMVSDQARHVTMHDLCVDGGATLGA from the coding sequence GTGAGCTACACAGGAATCGATGGAAAAGTGACCGTGGTCACCGGTGCTGCGCAAGGAATCGGTGAAGCGGTGGCGAGATTGCTTGCACAGCATGGCGCTATCGTTGCTCTGGTGGATCGACAGGAGTCTTTGCTGAATCAGCTGGTCACCGATCTGCGCAGTCAGGGCCATCAGGCAACAGCCCACGTTGCTGATATATCCGATCGTCAAGCGGTTGAGGATACCGTTCAACGGATCGAAGAGACCGTTGGCCCCATTGGCATTCTGGTGAATGCCGCTGGTGTACTGCACACAGGGGCAGTTAGTGAGCTGACAGATGAAGAATGGACGAGGACGTTTGACGTGAATACGCACGGTGTATTTTATATGTCGCGTGCGGTAGTGAGAAATATGGCTGAACGCCAGACGGGTGCGGTAGTTACTGTTGGTTCGAATGCTGCGGGTGTTCCGCGAATGCACATGTCTGCCTATGCGGCCTCCAAAGCAGCCTCGACCATCTTCACCAAATGTCTGGCTCTGGAATACGCGGATCGGCATATTCGCTGCAACATTGTCTCTCCAGGCTCAACGGATACGCCAATGCAGCGGGCTATGTGGCAGGATGAGCATGGTGCAGAGGCGGTCATTGCAGGCTCACCGCAAACCTTCCGTTTGGGCATTCCGCTCAACAGGATGGCATTGCCAGAGGATATCGCGGACGCGGTGGTCTACATGGTATCGGATCAAGCCAGACATGTTACGATGCATGATCTGTGTGTGGATGGAGGCGCCACGCTCGGTGCCTGA
- a CDS encoding alpha/beta hydrolase, with protein sequence MTFQPNPTAPGNLEHIARSTVQIPHAEQWTMKSRSGHHAYQIMVFKPAEPPPPSGYPVIYLLDANSVFGTMVEAVRVQGRRPEKTGAVPAIVVGIGYPIAGPFSPHRYYDFTPKATTEYIQKSDGTPLPEQGGADEFLRFIEEELKPEMEQQFRIDRDRQAIFGHSLGGLFVIHALFTKPEAFRYYIAGSPSLHWNQKVMQAEEQKFVARLEQHPVNVKVWIGMGEQEKTHPARNNDKASSLTERLSALKQPGLNIAYTEFEEENHVSVLPFLISRTMRFACSPES encoded by the coding sequence ATGACGTTTCAGCCCAACCCAACCGCTCCTGGTAACCTTGAGCATATCGCACGCAGTACCGTTCAGATCCCACATGCCGAACAATGGACCATGAAATCACGTTCAGGCCACCATGCCTATCAGATCATGGTATTCAAGCCTGCCGAACCTCCGCCCCCGTCCGGTTACCCGGTAATCTACCTGCTGGATGCCAATTCCGTATTCGGCACGATGGTGGAAGCTGTTCGTGTGCAGGGACGCAGACCAGAGAAGACAGGAGCGGTCCCAGCGATTGTCGTAGGCATTGGGTATCCGATCGCGGGCCCCTTTTCCCCTCATCGATACTATGACTTTACTCCAAAGGCCACAACGGAATATATCCAAAAATCCGACGGGACACCTCTTCCGGAACAAGGAGGCGCCGATGAGTTCTTGCGGTTTATTGAAGAAGAACTGAAGCCGGAGATGGAGCAGCAATTTCGGATTGATCGGGACAGACAGGCTATATTTGGTCATTCGCTTGGTGGGTTGTTCGTGATCCATGCGTTGTTCACGAAGCCAGAGGCTTTTCGATATTACATCGCGGGCAGTCCCTCGCTGCACTGGAATCAGAAGGTCATGCAGGCGGAGGAGCAGAAATTTGTCGCAAGGCTGGAGCAGCATCCAGTGAACGTCAAGGTGTGGATTGGTATGGGAGAACAGGAGAAGACCCACCCGGCTCGTAACAATGATAAGGCATCAAGTCTGACGGAACGCTTATCCGCATTAAAGCAGCCTGGGCTGAATATCGCCTACACCGAGTTCGAAGAAGAGAACCATGTCTCGGTCTTGCCTTTTCTGATTAGTCGAACGATGCGTTTTGCCTGTAGTCCGGAGTCATAG
- a CDS encoding ABC transporter substrate-binding protein, whose product MFHYIKNIGQRSVGSKFRSARLSALILLMLVTGLLSACGTASENTGAAQEEQPATETSTPASTETVVQEEQTEETTGERTVKDDLGHDVIVPAKTERVFAPYLEDSLLTLGVKPVAQWASGTKGHVYLQDQLSDVPTLDFSSGLPSPEALMSYNPDFIILHTAQYAENGVYESYSKIAPTYVFTNASGDVEKSLQIIGDLLGKTAEAEKAIETYHAKVESAKAELAKVAEGKKAAIIRFAPRGISMMGGNYFSGYVVYEQLGLGKPKLVESENSAIVSTEVLPEIDADFIFTVEQGPGSMKEMTETNVWNSMPAVKAGHVYAVEPAPWLGGGLIAYGHVIDDTLKALTQ is encoded by the coding sequence ATGTTTCACTATATCAAAAACATCGGACAACGTTCCGTTGGTAGCAAATTCCGCAGTGCCCGGCTCTCAGCCCTGATCCTGCTGATGTTAGTTACAGGATTGTTGTCTGCCTGTGGTACAGCATCTGAGAATACAGGAGCGGCCCAGGAGGAGCAGCCGGCAACGGAGACTTCAACCCCGGCTTCAACCGAGACGGTTGTGCAGGAAGAGCAAACAGAAGAGACGACGGGTGAACGCACCGTAAAGGATGACTTGGGACATGATGTAATTGTTCCAGCCAAGACAGAGCGGGTGTTTGCACCATATCTGGAGGATTCCCTGTTAACCCTTGGTGTGAAGCCCGTAGCCCAATGGGCGAGTGGTACGAAAGGGCATGTCTATCTCCAGGATCAGCTCAGTGATGTGCCTACCCTTGATTTCTCCAGTGGGTTGCCTTCCCCTGAAGCGTTGATGTCGTATAATCCTGATTTTATTATCTTGCATACGGCCCAATATGCTGAGAACGGGGTATATGAGAGTTATTCCAAAATCGCACCGACTTACGTATTTACGAACGCTTCGGGTGATGTAGAGAAGTCTTTGCAGATTATTGGTGATCTATTGGGCAAAACGGCTGAAGCCGAAAAAGCCATTGAAACCTACCATGCCAAGGTTGAGTCAGCCAAAGCGGAACTGGCGAAAGTAGCCGAAGGCAAAAAAGCAGCTATTATCCGTTTTGCCCCACGTGGCATTAGTATGATGGGTGGTAACTATTTCAGCGGTTATGTCGTATATGAACAACTGGGACTAGGTAAGCCTAAATTGGTCGAGTCGGAGAACAGCGCCATTGTATCCACCGAGGTTTTACCTGAGATTGATGCCGACTTTATTTTCACCGTGGAACAAGGTCCGGGCAGCATGAAGGAAATGACGGAAACCAACGTATGGAACAGTATGCCTGCGGTGAAAGCGGGGCATGTGTACGCTGTCGAGCCAGCTCCGTGGCTGGGTGGTGGACTGATCGCATACGGTCATGTCATCGATGATACGCTCAAAGCGTTAACGCAATAA
- a CDS encoding AraC family transcriptional regulator, producing the protein MLLENDSQIAAHQPVTGRSPKTDLANVKTYMDKHYDQPLSIADLASEAGISPKYFVDLFKKTYGQSAMEYLTDLRINRAKRYLKESTYKLRDIALRVGYSDEYYFSRKFKKEVGVSPSDYAKNARKRIATCSSSVIGQLLALNVIPVAAPIDPKWTAYYYNAHRTEIQSHLKLTDPYTSWRFEANVERLVHIRPDAIVGTDQISEQDQAQLAEIAPCCFVTKHHSDWRTQLRMIGSFLEREEQAEQWIHMYNQRAEKARESVQREVGREKVIVVRIYGQNLYLYSNPGIEEVLYGALQLDTFSDLSANIPLTLEQLAAMNPDRILVMVCPEAASRAYWLSLQHSVTWRQLKAIRQYQVHLITGDPWFDYSAVGVMRMLDEALLIFTGYCPNIYLDNVHGDSQAT; encoded by the coding sequence ATGTTACTGGAAAATGATTCGCAGATTGCTGCGCACCAGCCCGTTACCGGCCGCAGTCCCAAGACGGATCTTGCCAACGTTAAAACATACATGGACAAACATTACGACCAACCTCTATCGATTGCAGATCTTGCCTCGGAAGCGGGGATCAGTCCGAAATATTTCGTGGATCTGTTCAAGAAAACGTACGGACAGAGCGCAATGGAGTATCTGACGGATCTGCGCATTAACCGCGCCAAGCGATACCTGAAGGAATCCACATATAAACTTCGCGATATTGCCCTGAGAGTGGGATATAGTGACGAGTACTATTTTAGCCGTAAATTTAAAAAGGAAGTCGGCGTATCTCCTTCGGATTATGCGAAAAACGCCAGAAAACGGATTGCCACCTGCTCCTCCAGTGTGATTGGACAGCTTCTGGCACTTAATGTCATCCCCGTAGCTGCACCTATCGATCCCAAATGGACCGCGTATTATTATAATGCACATCGTACAGAGATTCAGTCTCACCTGAAATTGACGGACCCGTACACGAGTTGGCGGTTTGAGGCTAATGTGGAACGATTGGTTCATATTCGCCCTGATGCCATCGTAGGTACGGACCAGATTAGTGAACAGGATCAGGCCCAATTGGCCGAGATTGCACCTTGTTGTTTTGTCACCAAACATCATTCGGATTGGCGAACACAGCTACGCATGATTGGATCATTCCTGGAGCGGGAGGAACAGGCGGAGCAATGGATACACATGTACAACCAGCGAGCAGAGAAGGCGCGGGAATCGGTACAGCGGGAAGTGGGTCGGGAGAAAGTAATCGTTGTACGGATCTACGGTCAGAATCTCTACCTTTATAGCAATCCGGGTATTGAAGAAGTGTTGTATGGAGCGCTGCAACTGGACACATTCTCTGATCTTAGTGCCAATATTCCGTTAACGCTGGAACAGCTCGCTGCAATGAACCCTGATCGAATTCTCGTTATGGTGTGTCCTGAGGCGGCTTCAAGAGCGTATTGGCTGAGCTTGCAGCATTCAGTTACATGGCGTCAGCTCAAGGCCATTCGTCAGTACCAGGTCCATCTGATCACAGGTGATCCATGGTTTGATTATTCGGCTGTAGGCGTGATGCGCATGCTGGATGAAGCTCTACTGATCTTCACGGGATATTGTCCAAATATATATCTGGATAACGTCCATGGTGATTCTCAGGCGACGTGA
- a CDS encoding Bax inhibitor-1/YccA family protein, producing MIGRSGNPTLKDSTFEDRGYGEDRYQNYMTINGTVNKAFITLVILLGSAFATWMMFFNGQQVMPLAYGGLIVGFILALVISFKPVAAPYLVPVYAVAEGLFLGALSATYESLYNGITLQAALLTMAVFIALLMAYKTKLIKATENFKLGVVAATGGIMIMYLLSFVLGFFGISIPYLHDNSLIGIGISVVIVIVAALNLVLDFDFIEGGAERGAPKYMEWYGAFGLMVTLVWLYIEIIRLLGKLRSRD from the coding sequence TTGATCGGTCGTAGCGGTAACCCTACACTTAAAGACAGCACGTTTGAAGACAGAGGATATGGAGAAGATCGGTATCAGAATTACATGACGATCAATGGCACGGTGAACAAAGCGTTTATTACGCTTGTGATCCTGCTGGGCAGTGCGTTTGCAACATGGATGATGTTCTTTAACGGACAACAAGTGATGCCGCTCGCTTATGGCGGATTAATCGTTGGTTTCATTCTGGCGCTTGTGATTTCGTTCAAACCTGTAGCAGCACCTTATTTGGTACCCGTCTATGCCGTTGCAGAAGGCTTATTCCTAGGGGCACTTTCCGCAACCTATGAGTCACTGTATAACGGAATTACCTTGCAGGCTGCCCTGTTGACTATGGCTGTATTCATCGCCCTGCTGATGGCATATAAAACCAAATTGATCAAAGCTACGGAGAACTTCAAGTTGGGCGTTGTTGCTGCAACTGGCGGTATCATGATCATGTATCTGTTGAGCTTTGTACTGGGTTTCTTCGGCATTTCGATTCCTTATCTGCATGATAATAGCTTGATTGGCATCGGTATTTCGGTCGTTATCGTCATTGTTGCTGCGCTCAATCTGGTCCTGGATTTCGACTTCATCGAGGGTGGTGCTGAACGTGGTGCGCCCAAGTATATGGAGTGGTACGGTGCATTTGGATTGATGGTGACGCTGGTATGGCTGTATATTGAAATTATCCGTCTGCTTGGCAAATTGCGGAGCCGGGACTAG
- a CDS encoding nucleotide excision repair endonuclease: MINITVPTPNVTITKQADPQLSQIYGFTDFHLITRELGGIFMFYNAAGELLFVGKARKLRPRIKKHFEDTVSPIKNHREEVTKIEVCLVEDPVDREIYETYIINTMRAKYNVDKVLYK; the protein is encoded by the coding sequence TTGATTAATATTACCGTGCCAACACCCAATGTAACCATCACGAAGCAGGCTGATCCACAGCTTAGCCAAATTTATGGATTTACTGATTTTCACTTGATTACCCGGGAACTAGGCGGAATTTTCATGTTTTACAATGCCGCTGGAGAGTTGTTATTTGTCGGGAAAGCACGAAAATTAAGACCCCGCATCAAAAAGCATTTTGAAGATACTGTATCACCAATCAAGAATCACCGGGAGGAAGTAACGAAGATTGAAGTATGCCTGGTTGAAGATCCGGTAGATCGTGAAATTTATGAGACCTATATCATTAACACGATGCGTGCGAAATACAATGTAGATAAAGTCTTGTACAAATAA
- a CDS encoding PLP-dependent aminotransferase family protein translates to MYSDLQLTEDRPVYIQVKDYMKRLMLKGGLQAKQKLPSTRELSTLMKVSRSTVLLAYAELEDEGLIYAVKGKGNYVSASIEPPEATASWELDWTTEVSEYAIQAEQYDLMKHGSGAERGEISFTSIAPDEKLFDLHNVKRAFLDRMSLEGEVLLNYGYAQGYRPLMKYLLRYMENKGVDLRGKDILITNGFTEGFDLVLGALRKKSGKALCENPTHHTAIKNLKLHQFHLTGVNMEPDGLDLKQLEHELEASPYDLAYLVPSYHNPTGIVTSPAKRAEIIRLMNQYQVPIIEDGFNEELRYSGSHVSPLIASIGKGNGLVYLGSFSKVLFPGLRVGWVIADAALIDYLESMKRARSIHTSTLDQSLLYQYLSNGNFEKYLKRARTEYKRKYELVVRCLKQHLPMCRISGAGGLHLFVQFPSKYRTRELLAACKVKGVTFTPGDTFYLEPGQGVNTMRLGFSRVSDEHIRKGIRIIGETAAQMR, encoded by the coding sequence ATGTATTCCGATCTGCAACTGACGGAGGACCGCCCTGTATATATACAAGTCAAAGATTATATGAAGCGATTGATGCTCAAAGGCGGCCTGCAAGCCAAACAAAAGCTGCCCTCGACCCGTGAACTCAGCACACTTATGAAAGTTAGTCGAAGTACGGTCCTGCTCGCTTACGCCGAGCTTGAGGATGAAGGCCTGATCTATGCAGTCAAAGGAAAGGGCAATTACGTCAGTGCCTCCATCGAACCCCCTGAGGCAACAGCAAGCTGGGAACTGGACTGGACAACGGAGGTAAGCGAGTATGCGATTCAGGCAGAACAGTACGATCTGATGAAGCATGGCTCCGGGGCAGAGCGTGGCGAGATATCTTTTACCAGCATAGCACCTGATGAGAAGTTGTTCGATCTGCACAACGTGAAACGGGCTTTTCTGGATCGCATGTCACTTGAAGGCGAAGTACTGCTGAATTACGGATATGCGCAAGGATACAGACCGCTGATGAAGTATTTACTACGATATATGGAGAACAAAGGCGTCGATCTCCGTGGCAAGGATATTCTAATCACCAACGGATTCACGGAAGGTTTCGATCTGGTACTTGGGGCTTTACGCAAAAAAAGCGGCAAAGCGCTCTGCGAGAATCCAACGCACCACACGGCGATTAAGAATCTAAAATTGCACCAGTTTCACTTGACTGGTGTGAATATGGAGCCGGATGGCCTGGACTTGAAGCAACTGGAACATGAGCTTGAGGCAAGTCCATATGATCTGGCTTATCTCGTGCCCTCCTATCACAATCCAACCGGGATTGTGACGTCCCCTGCGAAACGGGCGGAGATTATCCGGTTGATGAACCAGTACCAGGTACCGATTATTGAGGACGGGTTCAACGAAGAATTGCGCTATTCCGGTTCGCATGTCTCTCCCCTGATTGCCAGCATAGGCAAAGGGAACGGACTAGTGTATCTGGGTAGCTTCTCCAAAGTGCTATTTCCGGGCCTGCGCGTTGGTTGGGTTATTGCGGATGCGGCCCTGATTGATTATCTGGAGAGTATGAAACGGGCACGCAGCATTCATACCTCGACGCTGGACCAATCCTTATTGTATCAATATCTGAGCAACGGTAATTTCGAGAAATACTTGAAGCGAGCTCGTACGGAGTATAAGCGAAAATACGAGTTGGTTGTGCGTTGCCTGAAGCAGCATCTGCCAATGTGCCGGATTTCCGGTGCGGGTGGTCTGCATCTGTTCGTGCAGTTCCCGTCCAAATACAGAACACGTGAACTGCTGGCGGCCTGTAAGGTGAAAGGTGTGACGTTCACACCTGGGGATACCTTTTATCTGGAACCCGGTCAGGGCGTAAACACGATGCGTCTCGGTTTCTCCAGAGTCAGCGATGAGCACATACGCAAGGGCATTCGTATCATTGGCGAGACAGCAGCTCAAATGAGATAA